A section of the Falco rusticolus isolate bFalRus1 chromosome Z, bFalRus1.pri, whole genome shotgun sequence genome encodes:
- the PJA2 gene encoding E3 ubiquitin-protein ligase Praja-2, with the protein MYRTTTDSNMEEDMSTSTLDDHKGCSPLDQVSSGLLNESLPQNTGNQEPSSQNTSSQNSEVNTPSSPFSGLEGIQISNLTGPFENSVDLGNYASGECNNLNGQNGIALVNNGSSQPDSNDGEEDDDEDRDLASEMASLFQQTLDRILSKLVEETMIFSELKSSLFTLCHGVPGGSYEEIEPIPLMRDSGTDPGLACLDNKTSKSSADHQAIQNISSKPSGPSHETQEVQQIVESPVENLQSSEVELFLPPAAKETIDCLPHVVIANNGQEQCCAICCKGYVEGEIVTELPCHHMFHKICIIHFLQKVDTCPVFRVVLAPVLPEAAAAVPSPSDPSSASSVHGATGASN; encoded by the exons ATGTACCGCACCACTACAGATAGTAATATGGAAGAAGATATGTCTACATCCACTTTAGATGATCACAAAG GTTGCAGTCCATTGGATCAGGTTTCTTCTGGTTTATTAAATGAGTCTTTACCCCAAAATACTGGAAACCAAGAACCCAGTTCCCAAAACACATCAAGCCAAAATTCTGAAGTGAACACACCATCTTCTCCATTCTCTGGTCTGGAAGGCATCCAAATCTCAAACCTTACAGGTCCTTTTGAGAATTCTGTTGACCTTGGAAATTATGCATCTGGAGAGTGCAATAATTTGAATGGTCAGAATGGAATTGCTTTGGTAAATAATGGCTCCTCTCAGCCAGATAGCAATGATGgagaggaagatgatgatgaagacAGAGATTTGGCAAGTGAAATGGCAAGTTTATTTCAGCAAACCCTAGATAGAATACTTTCTAAGTTAGTAGAGGAGACTATGATTTTTTCTGAGTTAAAGTCCAGTTTATTCACTCTCTGCCACGGTGTTCCTGGAGGAAGTTATGAAGAAATAGAACCAATACCTTTAATGAGAGATTCTGGCACAGATCCAGGCCTGGCATGTCTAGACAACAAGACATCTAAATCTTCTGCTGATCATCAAGCTATACAGAATATATCAAGTAAACCAAGTGGTCCCAGTCACGAAACACAGGAGGTGCAGCAAATTGTGGAG AGTCCTGTGGAAAATCTGCAGTCGTCTGAGGTTGAACTCTTTCTTCCACCAGCTGCCAAGGAAACCATAGATTGTTTGCCACATGTTGTCATCGCAAATAATG GTCAAGAGCAGTGTTGTGCTATCTGTTGCAAAGGATATGTGGAAGGTGAAATTGTAACGGAGCTCCCCTGTCATCATATGTTTCACAAAATTTGTATAATTCATTTCTTACAGAAG gTGGATACGTGCCCAGTTTTTCGTGTTGTGCTCGCACCTGTGCttcctgaagctgctgctgctgttccctctCCATCTGATCCTAGCTCAGCATCTTCTGTTCACGGTGCCACAGGAGCTTCAAACTGA